The genomic window gtgtgtattatatatgcatagTATATGGGAGAAAATCCTTAATTCCTATAATATGATGAATTAGTTAAATTTATCTAGCTAATcactttaaaactattttttatatgtataggaatgttttctgtattatttatgcatatatgtatatgtatcacaacacacacacacatacacacacacacacatacacacacacacacacaccatacctcaCGCATCTTGGggcatgtgaaggccagaagagggtactggatcccctggaattaaaGTTACAAATGGATATGAGCCTCTATGTGGGTgcctggaattgaacccaggtcctctgggagaataaatgctcttaaccattgagccatctgtGCAGTCACCCACCACTCATCATTTTTACCTAATAGGAAGTTCATCAAAGATGTGAGATATGACAAGATGGGAGAGGAAACAAGATGAATCAGGGCTCTAATGGatacattcaaatattcaatTCCTGAAAGTTCTTTTTATGGGTATATGGTAATGCCCTATACACTTTTTAATATCTGCAGTTTATCTGTTGACTGTCCACTAAAAGACTAGACTGTAATCCTTAAGTGGGTGTGCTCCTTGTACAGAAGGTATGTGCTTTCCCGCCTATAAACCCCGTATATTGCAGTGGTTCAAGTGGGTAACTTACCTGGTAAAAAAAAGGCTGTGGTTCTTGGCTAGCAGATTTGAGCTCGAGAGGCTCAGGTCCCTCCGGCTTTGCTTCAGTAGGCTCAGCTGTAATAAGTTTTCCCACGAAGGACTGGCTTGCCAGGAGTTCAGCAGAAGGAGGTTGGCCTGCGGCAGAATCTGCTGCAGGCAGCTTGGCTTCAGCAGCAAGGCCTGTAGCTGGGAAAGCCGCCGGCAGAGACTGTGCTACAGCAGGCTCACCTGAAGTAGGTTTGTTTTCAGGAGGCTGGCCTGCAGGGGATTCAGGTAGTAGAGATGGTGCTCCCATAGACATGGGTAGAGAGAGTTCAGGCGCCATGGGGTGGGCTGCAGCAGGCACAGCCACCTCTAATTGGGGAGGAGCCGGCTCGGGTGCACCAAACTGGACTGGGGCAGGTTCGGGTGGAAATGGTTTGGGTTCAGAGGATGGCACGGGTGTTTCAACTTTGAGTGCTGGAGGCAGACCTGAATTAGGTTTGTCTACAGGGAACTCAGGTGCCAGACCCTCGCCTTCAGGGGAAGGTCCAACAGGTGAGACGACAGAAACCTTCGGAGGTATGACAAAGGGGTATGGCCTGGGAGGAAAGGGtcggggaggaggcagaggaacaaTTGCAGGACCATTTAGTGGGCCATCAGCGGGGTAGTTAAGACTTTGGTATACATAGCGAAGTTTAGAGGCAGTGGGAATCCAAGGATATAGAGAGAGCCCTCTTTCAAGCTCAGAATTTCCAGGGAATTTGGTGATGGCATTTCCTTGTTGAGTGTTAAGAGGAGGCAAAAGAAAAGGTGGCAAATTATCATTCCATAGGCCAAACGGGATATTCAGAGATGGATTAAGTGGGTAGCGATTTCCAAAGTAATCctaaacagaaggaaaggagttCATTGTAGTTGACCGTTTATACATGTAGCTGTATTTATCTCTGCTCCTACTGTGGTCACATATGAATAACGTTTTTAAAGGGGCATCTATTTAGTCTTCAGAACAACTAATATGCACCCATATTTATCGAAATGAAAATAGTTTGAGAAAAATCTAACAAATCCAAGCTGAAGGAGAAGCACTTTGTATAGAGGTGAAGGATACACTGCCTAGGATAGGACCGGCGTAGCTGAGATCTGCACTGAATGCGGGTCAGAAGACTAACATAGGATGCAGGTCCGGGCCTTCCAGCCTGGTCTCCACCATGTTCTGTACCTGTGCCTGTTGCACCGGACACCCCCTTCCCTGTAAATTGTCCTCCTTGAAGCCTTCAGTTCCACATTTTTCTTTCAGGTGTAGTACTATTTGTGACCTGTGTCCTAGATTTGTCATGTTTCCTcaaacttttatttctttcaaggTATTGGTATCAGAAGGGCAGGCAGGAAATACGGAGAATGACCCTGGCGTTTCATATAAACATTTCCCAGTgatatttctgttttcagtgggtATTTTAATAACATTGGTCGTGAATTTAACCATCgaatttcaaattctttcttgTGGTAGGACCTCTACCTATTCCTCTGGTGGTTCTACTAGATTTATCTACTCCATTCTGGAAGACTGCCAGGGACCTCAGGTCACATCGTTATGTAAGAATCCACAGAAAACAGGGACATTTCTTACTCATGTGCATATAATATTTTATCTCCTATCATAAATGTTTCCCCCCTGGTTTGCAAATCAGGACCTTAGAAATTGGTCACTTATATAGCTACAGCTTGACTGCCATTCAAAGAATTATACTCAATGTTTCTCATGCCCAGAATTGTCTTATTTAGATGCATGCCAAGGTAATTTCCTAATAATAGACTTCCTATGGACACAGATTCAGTtttcacaatttttctttttgtcaagTGCTGCCTTCCTTGTTAATTATACTTTTTATAATGTCAAACTCTATAAGTTCATGTTTCATTTGAACCCACTAGAATGTGTTAAGAGGAAGCAAAAGAAAAGGTGGCAAATTATCATTCCATAGGCTAAACGGGATATTCAGAGATGGATTAAGTGGGTAGCGATTTCCAAAATAATCctaaacagaaggaaaggaaggagttcgTTGTAGCTACATTTACTTGCATAATCATGGTCAGGATGCCAGTGTGGATAAAAAGTTTTGTGATGCACGAGATGTGCATGCACAGTGGGTCCATGAACGAAGGGAAGTGAAAATGTCTTTAAATGAAGCCCCTAGTCcttaaaaaaacacaataaaaccgAATTATTCAACATTATTTAGTGTTATCTAAATAATAAGTGATATCTAAAAAATAGTACACTCTACATATTAATAGATTTAATTACCAAAAATACAAAAGATGTGAATTCACCTTACCTCTTCAGTGGATGAGGGCGATTTCTGAAACAAAAGATTTGTTGTAAAGTTGATACCATGGAAAGCAAAACACTTCAAATCTCTGCTTACAATTGGAGGAGCTGTGAGTAGCAACATTTCTGGAGTTTTATTTTTTAGGAGCTATCAACAGTTGCCCTGTCTTCAGTTTCCCTATCACTATCTATGatcttattattaaaattttttcttctaaaagagaATCTCCTTATGTGGCCCTTGGGCCAGGCCCTTTATATGTAGATTGTATCATGATGTCATCATGTAGCCCGTATGCTCAAAACAATGGCAATCCTCCGAGCTGGGCCTCAGGTTCTAGGGGCATAGGCATGTAGGTACCATGGTGTCTGACTTTCAGTCAGCATCCTTTAGATGTGATGTGATACCGGACAGTGCTAGTGAGGAGAAGAACCCAAGGCTCAGTGAGACGATGGCTCtcaggtggtgggggtggggagggaatcaCTACTACTCTTCTGATAATTGAGCATAGAATAACAGAGACTTGTAATGAGACATTGCTATATCCATTGACTAGTGTATTGCTCAGCTTTTTGCATTAGATATTAGTTAACACAGAGACCTGCAACTGGTCAATGTGCAGACAGGGAAAGACCATGGAGCGCTTAGCCTTTAATGAGATGTCTTTATCAAACCCCTAGACTCAAGCATCAGGGATATAttgagaagaggaggcagaaagaatgtaagagccagaagtggtGGAGGACTCCACGGAGTGGTGGAGGATTTCCAGACACCACACCGATCCACACATTGACTCAGacactgtggcagcatgcatgaGACCTgtgaagaggaggaagtggacaCTAAGTCCTGCCCCCCGCCAAGAAGAAGTCTGCAATTGGTGCTTGCTGGAAGAGGGAATGACTGTCTTCCTCCAATGGAGTGACATGCTCACTGCAGGGCAGGCCTCACTCATGCTCAGGAGTACTTTACTAACCCAAAACAGACGctctgtttttttgtgtgtgcttttcttttgttattgtttagtGTTTTTTGTCTTCctgattttgtcttgttttgtttttctggtcttttggttttttgagtttttctgagagagaaagaatatgaagttggATGAGTAGGGAGATGGGGAGAATCTGGGACGACTTGGGGTGGGCAGGAGGGAGGTAGgagatcaaaatacattgtatgaaaaaatttaaagaaacagaatgttatataaataaataaaatgtaaagattgACATGATATACAGGGCCGAGGAGAAGGCTCAGTCAGCAACGTGTCTGTTGTGCAAACATGATGACCTGCATTTTATCTCCAGCTCCCATATACAAGCAATCGGGGGAAGAGTGGTAGATATGATCAAAATCCTtgtaaaaaaactcaaagaactaATACAAAGTAAAGGGTACTGTGTATATGGAATTATCTAAAGGAAAAGGTGCAGACACAGAGGTGTGCACCGCTAATACTAGTTTGAAGTGCGGGGAGTGTAGGGCCTGCCAAGAGGTGGATAGCTACAGTTTGTTGACCAGCTAGCCTGGCCTCGCCATGGACTAAACAAGAGAAGAGATTTGACTGAAAACATAAGGTAGAGAGCGACTGAGTAAGATGCCAACCTAACTGTCTGTCCTCTGCAGCAGTGTccacacacactaccacacacatgcacagccccTATGAGCCCCGTATACACAGAACACCGTGAACATTCAGGGACTACTGTCCACCCAGTTCCAGTGTTTTTATACTACCACTTCAATTTTTTGGTTCACAATCTATTTAGAAACTCTCAAGTACTAGAGCCAAAACATTTGATTCATTTTTTATATCTACTTTCTTGTTTATGACAGATATACATTATATCTCCTTCTGTGCTTCCTATAAAATCTTAGCTATGAAATGAGGCCTTCTGCCCAGCTTCTCAGTAAATTTACATTTTTCCAGggtctttgaaatattttttgaaatatttaatttttttgaaataagTTTTTTCTTGAATAGTATtatgtgacagacagacagacagacagacagacacacacacacacacacacacacacagtgcttgcTCTCTGATATGCTGGCTGTAGGCATTAGGATCCTAGCTATCAAAAACTGCAACCAGACCAGCCAAACTTTCcatttaaaatttgatattaCTTTCcaattttatattgatttttataaaattaataatcaCAAAGTTTTCcactgatttttttccatattcCCTAAGGGAgtgagaat from Apodemus sylvaticus chromosome 11, mApoSyl1.1, whole genome shotgun sequence includes these protein-coding regions:
- the Prr27 gene encoding proline-rich protein 27 isoform X2 produces the protein MRLLLWACIVCVAFAKRKSPSSTEEDYFGNRYPLNPSLNIPFGLWNDNLPPFLLPPLNTQQGNAITKFPGNSELERGLSLYPWIPTASKLRYVYQSLNYPADGPLNGPAIVPLPPPRPFPPRPYPFVIPPKVSVVSPVGPSPEGEGLAPEFPVDKPNSGLPPALKVETPVPSSEPKPFPPEPAPVQFGAPEPAPPQLEVAVPAAAHPMAPELSLPMSMGAPSLLPESPAGQPPENKPTSGEPAVAQSLPAAFPATGLAAEAKLPAADSAAGQPPSAELLASQSFVGKLITAEPTEAKPEGPEPLELKSASQEPQPFFYQMPMNKPKEI
- the Prr27 gene encoding proline-rich protein 27 isoform X1 → MRLLLWACIVCVAFAKRRRYPFIHKKSPSSTEEDYFGNRYPLNPSLNIPFGLWNDNLPPFLLPPLNTQQGNAITKFPGNSELERGLSLYPWIPTASKLRYVYQSLNYPADGPLNGPAIVPLPPPRPFPPRPYPFVIPPKVSVVSPVGPSPEGEGLAPEFPVDKPNSGLPPALKVETPVPSSEPKPFPPEPAPVQFGAPEPAPPQLEVAVPAAAHPMAPELSLPMSMGAPSLLPESPAGQPPENKPTSGEPAVAQSLPAAFPATGLAAEAKLPAADSAAGQPPSAELLASQSFVGKLITAEPTEAKPEGPEPLELKSASQEPQPFFYQMPMNKPKEI